A window of Macrobrachium rosenbergii isolate ZJJX-2024 chromosome 58, ASM4041242v1, whole genome shotgun sequence genomic DNA:
GTAGCGTGTagacggaaacgtggtgcccgacctccgatcgccgtgaccccactctgagcaatttgtgtttgttgacagacagacaaatgacaattttgagagacataataaatgtacaatgatgaaatacatatcggcggaaaggccagaaaattctacacgtgaatatttacatgagagtcttgacatattaagaaatgcaatgcatgacgtgattgatgcgaaaatgAACAGACGTATGAAGTCTTTATAAGTAGGCTACTCTCCCCCCCGCCctcaacaataattacaaaagtaatgattggaagaaatctgaaaaaaaatcaatcacggaatcgctttgggagcaggagccagCCCCAAGTCCTTGATACCTGCAGACGTGGGGCAGCTTCGACTGCTGAATCACCTGGTGGCTTAGCCGAGTAGATGACTTCTTAGTGCagcccttgggacgtcctcgacCCCATTTTGGGGGCGACAGAATCATCTGTGGCCacattttgtggaggaattctggggcgCCTGCCGGTTTCCTCCTGAGTTTCGCGGTCTAACAGGAAAGCTGGTTTCAGCCAGtcgacagaaacccagtcttcacGCCCGTGGATGTTGATGAGATAGGCTTTGGATAATCTGCTGACGACACGGTATGGGCgcctgtatggtctggtcaagggtgggcagtGGGTGTCGATCCTGATGAAGTCGTGGGTGCAGGTATCCAGATCCCCAGGGCTGTAGACATGGGTCCTGTCCATGAAAGTCTTTCGGCAGGGCGCAAACCTCGGTGCCACTTCCTTCAGCCTTGGAAGGGAGGTATCTGCGTTGCCCAGCGCCGTGGGGAAGAACTCTCTTGGAACAGCTGGTGTTTCACCATAGACTTTCTCTGCGGGAGATACATCTCCATCTGCCCTCAgtgtggtgcggagacccagcaggacccagagGAGCTGGGCCTTCCAATTGTCATCGATACAGCatgccatcagagctgccttcaaCAAACAGTGGGCCCTTTCCACCAtgccattggctgcggggttataTGCCGTCAtactgtggagagttgtccccatcaggTGTGCCAGGGCAACCCAGAGCTCCGACAAGAATGCTGGGCCTCTGTCCGTAGTTATGCTGTCAGGCACACCAAAACGGCTGATCCAACTCGACAGGAGGGCCTCTTCACAGGCGCTCGTTGATGCTTCCGTCATCAGGGTTGCTTCCGGCCACCGTGTGGAACAGTctatgactgtcaggaggtatctggcaccCCTTGATTGTGGCAGAGGACCTACGACGTCTATATGGATGTGACTGAAGCACCGACATGGTTGAGGGAATTCTCCGACGCCTGATCCGTGTGCTGGGTGACTTTACTTGTTTGGCACAGTATGCAGTTCTTCACCCACTGCCGAACGTCCTTCCTGATACCGTACCACACGAGCTTCTCTGTCATCAGGCATGCCATTGTTCGGCCTGATCACTGGGACAggccgtggatgacatcgaacatCTGCTTTCTCCTGGGTGTGGGGATCAGGGGGCGAGGGCGGCCcatgctggtgtcgcagagaagtgttgaactggaTCCTCCTATCGGCACATCTTCCCATTTCAGTGTGGTGAGTGCCATGTGGTAAGCTGCTGTTTCCGGGTCTGCAGCCTGTTCCTTTGCCAGGACCTCGTAGTCTATGCCAAGGTGGGCGAAATTTATCTCGACCCTTgatagggcgtcggctactgggttcttcctgccggggacaTAGCTAATGGTGCCACTGCTGCCTTGCTGACCATGTGTCTCCCACCTTCGTGAACACATGTACTGAAGGCTTGTGGTCTGTTAaatgcactgtagcgggtctccgGTGGTGTTAACTTGTGACTGAAGAACGCCAACTTGTGACTGAAGAAGGCCAGCGGGCATGGGAAGCCGTCTAACACCTGCTCCAGCACCGCCCCAcaagcgatgttgctggcgtctcTGGTAAGTCTCAGGGAGGTGGTGAGGTCGTGGTGTCTTAAtgtggtggctttggcgagggctgccttcatCTGCTTGAATGCCTGTTGTTGCAGAGCTGCCCACACCAGTGCTTTCGGATTCCCCTTCAGGACTGCAGTCAGTGGATACATGATGCAGGAGACATCTGGTGTGAAGTGgcggtagtagttgaccatgccaaGGAACTCCTGTAGGGACTTGATGGTTTTTGGCATTGGGAACTTCTTTACTGTGTCCACCTAGGAGGCCATGGGGCGGACACCTGCCGGGGAGATCTCATGGCCCAAGAAGTCTACCTTTTTTgctccgaaggtacacttgtcgaacctgacgaccaAACCGTTCTCCTGCAGGAATTTCAGCACGGCCCAGACATGGTgcaggtgttcctctggggaccagGAGAAGATAAGGATGTCGTCTACGTAGCAAatgcagaaaggtaggtccccaagatggtgtccataaagcgttggaatgtggccccagcattcctgaggctgaaggtggagtaggagaaggtatgcATTCCGAACggcatgatgatggctgtcttcagaACGTCGTCGTggtgcactggtacctgaaaataagacttgagtaaatccatttttgtagATACTTTGGCCAAGTGCAGGgtgcctgttaggtcctgcatgttcggcaagggATAGTGGTCTAGTGTCGTCACTAGGTTCAGCCGACAATAGTCTCCACAGGGCCTCCAGAAGCTGTCTGGtatctttaccatgtggaggggggatgccCGCTGGCTCGATGCCTTCCTGCACatgcccatccattccatctcggCGAAGGCCCGTTTAGCgtcttggagttttttgggtggcaagTGGCAGAATTTGGCGTGTGTTGGCAGGCACGTCGTGGTGATATGGTGATAGATGCCGTGTTTGGCCTGGGCTCCCAGCAACTGATGCAGCTCTAGCTTGAAGATGTCTGGGAACTCGTGGAGGAGGGTGCTGTATTTGTTCAAAGAGATGGAGCAGACAGCGGGCATCCCTGGCCCGGTGGAGAGCGGTCAGGAGTGGCAGGTTCTGGTATGCAGCAGGCATTTTCGGTCGACGTCTACCAGAAGTCCGTGGTGTGTGAAGAAACCAGCGCCCAGGGGAGGGAACTTGACGTCAGCGATGACAAAGGGCCAATCATATTTACGGCCCAGGATGTATATTCTGCGGGTCACAGTTCCATAGCAgcagatggggcttccatttgcggccaccAATGCAGTTGCAGCGCTGGATGTGCAGTTGCAGTCTTCTCTCGATGTCAGAAACACCGATTGCATTGCCCTGGTGTCTCCCAGCATCCGTCGTTTTATGACGTTGTGGATGAAGAGTCCTACTGGTGGAGTCTTTGGGAAGAGTCCTAAAAAgcccaaaaatctttaaaaattcgatttgctgaaaaaaagtggctttatagcattcaaagaatgtgtccacgaaatattatgctaaaatttgccttatttctctagttatggcaaatgtaacaataactatatacccataaaacaccagtagctcaaatgatttagtctggtatagtttttgcgatgtgtgttacgaaaacttcctttgaaatgaaatatataatgtcaataatatcctacttggcacctttttagttattctagccatgacaacgcacacatcataccatgacgccgactgtggccgagttgcctataaacttcaagccagaaggacacgtttttccacttgctagccttgactgaactctgtattttctgcggtgtttttgtttttcaccgtgcctgaaaggtccaagagttcacttcatgcttctagaatgccgaaaagccaagtggaaaagtccaggcgagaagtagaagaaagaattcaagaaattagtgccagaGGGGAATgggtgacggagagagagagagagctgtcgcccagcaaacagtgcaggcagcgatctctgctgaccagagaccaaccacatctaccCTAAAAGCCTCTTTATTCGTTCGTCACtactaaagggcaaagatattttagaagaagaaagcagtagctcggaggctgatattatagacgatcgtgaaaaataaaatgatcataataagtgaatcAAGACTtaatgaattacttgaatcacgaatccctaattgtgaatgtaaagtaatttccaggatccatttggcaagggatggattgagacactaataaaaagtgtaggcaactattaccctagagtaataccttgcaacaagatcagacaggggaccaggaacctaaaatttataataatgtgttttaggcacataaataatcaattaatattcttatttataataattttgcattaattaataaccaaaaataaaaattaaaaccataaaattaattgtaacacagtctttgaaggcccttttacttttttatgtaactaaaactttgaaggcccgtttctcaaaacataaggccttcaaaatgtatctcctccttagtattggaccaatctaaatgaaatttcatatataatatgaggaaacatggtagattaaaacaaagctgggattttaatattttgagtttctgatttttgtaatttttttttttctgtaatttttccgggaaaatttcacaaaaaaaaaattcatatctcgaaaaataattgaaaaatcaaaaatccccggctttgtatcgaaggtccatatgtgttttatacgtggttcaaatctcatcccttaaaaccaaaaagcaaaggaggagatgcattttgaaaatggccatttttggccgaaaaatgctctggcgtcacaaaacctaaggtcactgaacaaaaattttttccccagaagttccacacaatatcctttaacaaaccccctatatatcaacaacctgtcgttaaaaaagtcggaaaccggccgatcccttAAGGTTTGTGGCCACTTCTGTTACTTGTGGCAGCTTTGCtcgtttttgtgaaagaacaggggctctgcaatttctggtgGCGCTTCCAAACCTCCGATAGAAGTAATGCCAAGCTGGATTTGTCCACATCCTCTGCTGCTATGGTGGCGCCTTCTTCCTGTACACCACGTTCATGTTCTCTGCCTCGtcttcttctgttaccaggttacaggctgCGGGTGTTGCggcgtgtttggaggccttggtggccttgtgGAGTTTGTGTGAGCCGTTCACCAATTCACCCATTGAAAGGGCATCCGCATCCATGATTTGCTCCCTCACCTCTGGCGGAAGGTGCCACAGGAATATTTCTCGTGACAAGCTGatcttgtaagagccccgacgctgtctcttccaaacacgtgtgtgttcgtcgatcgtcatcattggagtcgacaggacaaaacaggagcgtctcgttttctttctctacaggaacgcgatttcaaccatacaatatttccgtctgtgtctccctaagcattgttgtcttaatgtatgtataatcaccactacttgcattgccatgcaagcattctaatcatgtactcataatgttccaacgaatcttctgtatcaaactgtgtgtatgtttctgtttgtgaagacgccaaaggtctctccatttcacatttattatgctattgcattgtatccattaatctgtcttgaatctcatgcaattggccatatgtagaatttcctgacccttccactgatgtatgtttcatcaccgtatgttaatcatgtctcttgatatcgccatctgtttgtctgccgacaaacacagatgtctgaaccttttatgtccgttttacctgtctgtgtgtagacgctacattaccgctcgcacgcgtcaataacatcttccaagattctgtacatttatctcagtaaggaacaaccaataaaccagttaacacccagccagtatgtcgctcataccccagtccttacaatcTTCTTCCAACCGTCCACGTCAACccccggcagcatcaggagacctcagagttcgtcccaggcgtccctgggtgatgcatcccccaggggctgggtcatcaggtcgagggcgtattgggctctctctgggacgggcatgTAGTATGTTTCGATGAGCTTGTCTCGCAGGTCTCCATACTTGAATTTGCCtagctgcgagtccaaccatggggtgattttgttgaagacctcctccggaAGCGTTGTCATGGTTACGTCCGCCTAGGTCTCCTCGTCTGCAATTTTCGCTACCCGGAAATAGACATCTGCCCACAGATACCAGGATGCAGTGTTTTGTCACGAGAACGGAGGGAGTTTTATCGCCTGacttattgctgccttcgaaggcgagagagggatgcagaggatctgcgcgtcctcagaatgactttttatctcagtgtctgacattcttCCTCACACCAAAACGTGAAGTACgtgccgtatttagtccattaatggtgtttggggctcgtcagaagtcaaaactatacaccgtgtggttccgttaatgacttctgagtacagtcgacgtgaatcgtaaatggcgGGGCCAAACTGTTTGAGCACGCCAGAACGCACCTGAAGGGGCATGCCGTAATTAGTCCACTAGTGGCGTGAGTGTACTCTGAGggaggagctttcagaggcctagacttttgttACCGTGTGGTTCCGTTGAAGGCTCTCTGAACATAAAGCGGCcgtagtgagtccgttaatggcgaagccaaaactgctgtgtttaccgtcactccagggtcaccagttgtgaagacaagaaaggtcaactgggtattaaactGTTATTACCTGAgtgcaggtatacatggcagagtgtggATAGAAACATGGTACCCGACCTCCGATTGCAGTGACcagcactctgagcaatttgtgtttgttgacagactaacaaatggcaattttgagagacataataaatgtacaaagatGAAATAcacatcggcggaaaggccagaaaactctacacatgaatatttacatgagagtcttgacatattaagaaatgcgaaatgcaatgcatgacgtcATTGATGCGAAAATGAAGAGACCTCTGACGTCTTTACAAATTAAGTTAATAATTAACAACGAAGACAAGAATATTTAACAACAAACATCATCTTAtctaacaataataaacattagCTTATCTAACAACACTAACATCATCTTATTTAGCAGCAACACTTATCACCAAATCTAACAAAGGCAAGCTTATCTAACAACAACAAAGCCAGCATATCTAACAACAAATGCCAGATCACCTAACAACAAGAAGGGCCAGTTTATCTATCAACAAAAACCAATTtacctaacaaaaacaaaattcaccttatttaacaaaaaacaagGCAAGCTCAACTAACAGCAACAGAAGCCAATCTGTTTAAGACCAGATTACCTAAAAACAGCAAAGATCAGCTTGTTTAAAAGCAACAGAGGCAAGCTACTCTAACAAGAAGTCATTTATCTAACGGCAATAAATATCTAACAGCAATACAGGACACATTATTGAACAATAACAAACATCAGCTTGTCTAACAACAAGAAATGCCAGCTTACCCTCTAACAAGGAAAGCCTGTTTATCTAATAACAATTAAGATCAGCAACATAGGTAAGCCTCGTATTAGGACAGCACCAGAGACCATTCACCATAGTATACAGGCATTGATAAAGGCTAGCTTAACGTAATAGCGACTCTAAAGATCACATTAATATGGCGAAGAAAGCAACGAAGAGGAGACAGTCAACTCTGAAAACTTCCCGACTTCAAGTTTCATGATCCCCGCTCGATTCCGAAATGGCTAAGAAGCGCAACCGAGGAAAACCCTTAAAGAGTTGGACGGGGGCGGGGGATTTTCTTCAGATAATATTCCAAGAGACTTTAAACATAGATGCATTGTTAATGTTTCAGTTTCATGTAAATCAAATGAATTTACAACTAAAAAAAGCTCTCCTTTCTGAGGCATAAATAATACTTGATAATAGTGAAATAATCAAACTGCTTTTTCATGGTTCTCTTAGGAACTTTAAGGATAATGAAGACGaatatgaattttccttttttttcagtgtaaagATGAATTTATGTTTACAAAGATATCCGCTTTTCTGATTCAAATTGCAGCTAACAAAAGCGgccctttcaaatcttttatttttacttcaaatacTCACTGAAATACAGATGTACTAAACAGCATTAGGCTACGTTTTATTATTTCAGGAATAAGACAGGAAATCCAGGTAATTGTGAGATTTAGATACAGATTAGTCTGATAGGACTAATCCTCACTGATAAAGACAATACTTGCGTTCTCCTTTATCTAAGGATGTAAGCAAGAGTGCAGGTAGGCCAAGGTATAAACGGGAATTTGTTTTTGATTGGTTGGGCAAATGCTTCTTTAATACAACACTTACTAAAGGGCTTCGAGATTACGGGCTAAACCACCACTCGAtaatacatcacacacacacacacacagacgcatcATACAGTGTACAGTACACTACGTTTTAATACGCAAGCATATAAGTACGCTCTGCTGCCTATTGATGAAAAATACGTTTTAAACAGTTCGTAGCTGTATGTAACGTAacgaaatgatataaataatgtgtCGTATTGATAAGTATTAATCATTGTGCTAGGTGTGAAAATCAGGCTAGCACACAAATGCAATTACTTATTCGTCCTGATTTGATAGTCTTACGCCACATTACTTACCTGGGTGTCAGAGTTAAATTTCATAAGTGTGCGCTGATACTTCAGTAAAGTTTTTTTCAAACAAAGGCCATTTCAACAAAACGCAAAGATATAAATTGCTATAAAAGTCTGCAAGATTCACCATccgcaagtctctctctctctctctctctctctctctctctctctctctctctctctctctctctctctctctctctctctctcgatattatTTTGGTCACTGTTCTATTAAGCTCAAAGAGCTagaattcctcctcctctcagcCCGGTAACAACTAACAGCCTCTTCCCAAATTCCTTGTATCATACTGACAAGCAATGGAATTTTCTTCTTGACAGTATTTCAGTTTACAGGCACTTCTGTTGTTTATAATACCTTTAACCCTCCTTCCTTTATtcattagctattttttttttcggttcttTGCTAGAAAAGGGCATTGGGTGCCTGTCCCGCTGccttttttatcatgaaaagcaattatttcataaaacCATAACAAAACACCGAGGCATTTGGACTCtgcattaaacacacacacacatttatatatatatatatatatatatatatatatatatatatatatatatatatatatatatatatatgtatatatatatatatatatatatatatatatatatatatatatatatatatatatatatatatatatatatatgtgtgtgtgtgtgtgtgtgtgtgtgtgtgtgtgtgtgattgcataTAAAGTACACCTGTTCATACGATTTTTGTCCTTCTCCAGTTGTTGAAGTTTTGTGTAATTTCTCTGACCAttgtacttttctctctctctctctctctctctctctctctctctctctctctctctctctctctctctgaaacaccaACGTTTCTGACCCACAGTTGTCCATTTCCAAcgctaaaaagacaaacaaaatatgCATGAACAAAAGACTcagacaaaagataaaaacacaacCGAATATGATGCCAAAAAGTACTTAGGTAATTAAATTTCTCCACTGAATTACGAGGCAGGGAGACAATTTTTAGTGTAAATAGCTAAGGAAAATGCCACAATATATGTGAtaatatatgtgtagatatagcTCTTGGCAGGAAGTGGCTAATTGGCTTCTTAAAGTGGTGCGATTCAAACACGTAAAAGACAACATGAATTTTATTCGCTCTACTCTTCACGATATGTTTTCACGTTTTATTGGATGCGGTCTGGCAAACGTTTTATTTATACTCCTATCTCTCTCATTGTTCTTTAGTTTTTGGTGAAATTTTAGAACCCTCGATTTCTGACGAAGGACTCGAAAACTTTAGGTTTTTCCCTTTGAGACTGTCAGTTGGGATCCAGAAGAGACGTTTTTGTGCCCAGTGCAAACTTTGCAACACTATCTTAGAAGACCCTGAACTCCTAGCCTAGGGTGTTGGCATTTCTTTGTAAGACCAGTAGGCACAAGAATATAGTGCCCAAGGGCACTATATCTTTCTGGCTTAATGAACAGTCAGCCTACAGTATGCTGTGAGGAAAACTGTCTCCCAGTTTGGGCAAGAACTCACAAAGCCAGGTATGTTGGCCTGTCTCTAGCCTTTAGGAGGAACTTTTTGGTTTCACAAATATTGAGGACAGATATCTGGTGGTGCCAGACTATCTTCATCTCATTTTACTTCAGAGACGTTGTCCACGGGTCCTTGGACATATTTTCTTTAGGACCTGTGGTGACTGCTCAACAGGTCGTGCAGTCTTCCAAGCTCCTCTCGAACTATAagtggtgatatgtgatgatgtcttgtaggagaagactgaaggttgcagggatggagaaataatatccagATTCATAAGatgctttattccatacagcaaacaggtatATACAGAGAGGCTCTGCAAGGCGTACAACTTGCGTCAAGAGGAACAGGAAGAATAATCATGCGCATGTGCAGAGTGCAGATTCATGCGCATGCGTTAACATCAGACAACATTCATGAAATGCAGAATGCATATacgtacagtaatatatacagtaatccacacctcccctcccccttttgtgTTCAAAGAAGTATCTTGAACGTACTAAGCAAGCTACATGTAGTGAAATATCAAGTAATAGTGTGCAAAGCAAATAACATACAATGAGTTTATCAAGTAATTATGTGCAAACAAATTGCACAAGTGGTACATGTGGGCTTTGTACACTATGTAGGCCTGTTTAATCTTGGAGACCTGCAAGGGGTTCTGAAAGGAAGTAACGACTTTTACATGTCAGGGCTAAGGACCACAGGGATTAGAGTTGGGAACTTGACTGGGACCTGACACTGAATATAGGAAGCGACAGTTCCGACGTAGCACTCAACCACTTGGGAGGCGGATCTTGTACTCGCGTAATCGCGCCCCTCATGATGATCCCAACCTTGTGTCCCATCGGTGGGATGTCGTGTCCTGGAGGCAGACATGTTGGCCCACATTCAGCCTGGGCAGGGGGCGAGCATGGGTGGTCACAGTCATGGGCCTTTTCTTGCCAATCTTCCGTGAACGACTGAGGATGGGTGGGCACACACATGCTGACAGGGTGACCATTCAGTACCTGGGCAGGAGGGCGACCAGAGTGGTCGGGCGTGTTTTGTAACTCGAGGAGGCCACAATCAAAGGCTTTGCAGTCGATGTTTCCTGCAGGGGCCATTTTGAGGATCAAGTGCTTGACAGCCTTGACAGCGGCCTTGGCATGTCCATTAGACTGCAGGTAGTGTGGTGGCGAGGTTATGTGGTGTACACCCCAATGCTCTGTGAAGTCGGCAAATTCTTTGCAGGTAAACTGGGGTCCTCCATCAGTGTGTAGGCGCAGGGGGACACCCACCTCTCTGAAGTAGCAGCAGAATGGGACGCAGGACTTGGCAGGGCTCGCAGGCAGCAACAGTGTTGGCGATGTCCGAGTGTATCCCAAGCCAGAAGAAGGTTTGTCGAGCCCGACGTTTGGTAGCCTCAACACCTTGGTGGCTGTCGTGGAGTCTGGCAAGTGTGTGGCGATGTAGAGCTGCAGGAATCAGTATTCTTGCTCCATAGAGTATGAGGTTACCATCAGTAGAGAGGGCTTCTAGCAGCTTCCAGTACAGTAGTAGGGAGGCATGCAGGTTGTACCAATTTGTGGGAACCCAGAATTGATGCAATCACGAAGGCAAATGTTGGTGGGGTAGGCCTGTGCTGCTATCGACATGTCCTGCAGGGTCCAGTTGGCGTCAATGGTTGGGGCATCCTTGTCCTGGGGAGTTGTTGCAGCATTGATGACGGACCTGACGTGTGCTGTTACCTGAGCACAGTCAGTCATATCCTCAGAGGTTGGATAGCTGACTGGTGCATGGGAGAGTGCATCTGTGACGCAAAGAGACTTGCTGAAGTGCCACACGGCAGTAAATTAGTATTGTAACATGTGCTCCTTCATTCACTGAAGCTGTGGGCTTTCAGCCATGTCCAGTGTGTAGCTGTTGATGATGGGCACCAGTGGACGATGGTCGGTTTGCAGGGTGAAGGGTGGCAGTCCTTTGAGGTATAGGCGGCACTTTGTGAGCGCCCAAGATACTGCAAGCATCTCCAGCTCAATCGTCACATACCTCGTCTCGGCATGTGCAAGAAAGCGGGTTCCACATTGGACTACTCAGAGATGTACAGAGCCATGGTCCTGGAGGAGGGCATAACCTATCCCATAGAGACGAGATGCGTCAGTCTGGAGAATGGTCAGCAGAATTGGGTCAAAAGACACAAGAACAGGCAGGCTTGAGAGTGCTTGCTTCATGCATTTGAATGCCTGGTCGTGGTCCAGTGTCCACATAAAAGAGCTCTTGGGGCTCATGAGTGGGCAAAGGGGCTGTGCAGTCAGGGCAATATCTGGGGTAAACTCTGCCAACTGGTTTACTAACCCCATGAAGGAACATAGGTCCGTCAGGTTGGACGGTGTTAAGAAGTCTTGTAGAGCAGCCACTCATCCTGGATCAGCAGCAATTCCTTCTTCGGAAAGGGTGAAGCCACAGAAATTCACTTGGGTCTCTGCCACTA
This region includes:
- the LOC136837270 gene encoding uncharacterized protein is translated as MTAYNPAANGMVERAHCLLKAALMACCIDDNWKAQLLWVLLGLRTTLRADGDVSPAEKVYGETPAVPREFFPTALGNADTSLPRLKEVAPRFAPCRKTFMDRTHVYSPGDLDTCTHDFIRIDTHCPPLTRPYRRPYRVVSRLSKAYLINIHGREDWVSVDWLKPAFLLDRETQEETGRRPRIPPQNVATDDSVAPKMGSRTSQGLH